A genomic segment from Drosophila miranda strain MSH22 chromosome 3, D.miranda_PacBio2.1, whole genome shotgun sequence encodes:
- the LOC108160101 gene encoding 2-hydroxyacyl-CoA lyase 1 codes for MADVEAVQIIAESLKQQGVDYVFGIIGIPVIELSMAFQAAGLKYIGMRNEQAACYAAQAIGYLTGKPGVCLVVSGPGLLHVTGGMANAQVNCWPLIVIGGATNQDHEGIGGFQECPQVELSRPYCKYAARPPTAALIPLHVEKAVRYATYGRPGVAYLDFPGNILQSKAPEARIYKALAHPAPPVAYPPHDDVIAASRLLRQAKRPLVIVGKGCAYAHAENTLRHFIENTNLPFLPTPMGKGVVSDTAPQCVSSARTLALQKADVVLLLGARLNWILHFGRSPRYDKDVKFIQVDICPEELHNSVISSVAIQSDIRPFAEQLFEQMNAVNFRFGYEQDWWKQLAVKCKQNKDTVQQMSLNTSTPLNYYAVFHHLRELLPKDTIIVSEGANTMDIGRSMLLNEQPRHRLDAGTFGTMGVGPGFAVAAALFCRDFAPGKRVLCVEGDSAFGFSGMEIETMVRYKLPVTIVIVNNNGIYGGFDKETFEAIRSEGDLTQITPPSALGVQVRYEEMMKMFGMQGYFCTEIEQLQTAIKAANQLTDRPTIINVAISPSSDRKPQSFNWLTESKL; via the exons ATGGCCGATGTTGAAGCAGTGCAAATTATTGCGGAGTCGCTGAAGCAACAG GGTGTGGACTATGTGTTTGGTATCATTGGCATACCCGTTATCGAGCTGTCTATGGCCTTCCAGGCCGCTGGACTCAAGTACATCGGTATGCGGAATGAGCAGGCCGCCTGCTATGCAGCTCAAGCCATTGGCTACCTAACGGGAAAGCCGGGCGTTTGTTTGGTGGTCTCTGGACCCGGACTCCTGCATGTGACAG GTGGTATGGCCAATGCCCAGGTCAATTGCTGGCCTCTGATCGTCATTGGCGGAGCCACTAATCAGGATCATGAAGGAATCGGTGGCTTCCAGGAGTGCCCACAGGTGGAGCTTTCCCGCCCGTACTGCAAGTATGCAGCACGTCCTCCCACCGCTGCCCTTATCCCTCTCCATGTGGAGAAGGCAGTGCGATATGCCACCTATGGACGGCCCGGAGTAGCCTATTTGGATTTCCCCGGAAATATTTTGCAATCGAAGGCCCCCGAGGCCCGCATCTACAAGGCATTGGCCCATCCAGCTCCCCCCGTGGCCTATCCACCCCACGATGATGTGATTGCCGCGTCCCGCCTTCTGCGACAGGCCAAGCGACCGCTCGTTATTGTGGGCAAGGGTTGTGCTTATGCTCACGCTGAGAATACGCTAAGGCATTTCATTGAGAACACAAATCTGCCTTTCCTGCCCACACCCATGGGCAAGGGCGTGGTCTCTGATACGGCTCCACAGTGCGTCTCTTCCGCCCGAACACTGGCCTTGCAGAAGGCCGATGTGGTGTTGCTGCTTGGCGCGCGCCTCAACTGGATTCTGCACTTTGGACGCTCGCCTCGCTACGACAAGGATGTGAAGTTCATTCAAGTAGACATTTGCCCCGAGGAGCTGCACAACTCTGTTATCTCGTCGGTGGCCATTCAATCGGACATTCGTCCCTTCGCCGAGCAGCTGTTCGAGCAGATGAATGCCGTGAACTTCCGATTCGGCTACGAGCAGGACTGGTGGAAGCAGCTGGCCGTCAAGTGCAAGCAGAACAAGGACACAGTGCAGCAGATGTCGCTAAATACCTCGACGCCGCTCAACTACTACGCCGTTTTCCATCATTTGCGAGAGCTGTTGCCCAAGGACACGATTATCGTCAGCGAGGGTGCCAATACAATGGATATTGGACGTTCCATGCTCCTAAACGAGCAGCCACGTCATCGGCTGGATGCTGGCACCTTCGGCACCATGGGTGTGGGTCCAGGATTTGCAGTGGCAGCTGCCCTGTTCTGCCGTGACTTTGCTCCCGGCAAGCGGGTTCTCTGCGTTGAGGGCGACAGCGCCTTTGGCTTCTCGGGCATGGAGATTGAGACGATGGTGAGGTACAAGCTGCCAGTGACCATTGTGATTGTCAACAACAATGGCATCTACGGAGGCTTCGACAAGGAAACCTTCGAAGCCATTCGCAGCGAGGGCGATCTGACCCAAAT CACACCACCTTCGGCGCTGGGGGTTCAAGTGCGATACGAGGAAATGATGAAAATGTTCGGCATGCAGGGCTACTTCTGCACGGAAATCGAGCAGCTGCAGACGGCCATCAAGGCCGCAAACCAGCTTACGGACAGGCCAACCATCATCAATGTGGCGATCAGTCCATCCTCGGATCGCAAACCACAGTCTTTTAACTGGCTCACAGAGTCCAAACTGTAG
- the LOC108160100 gene encoding EF-hand domain-containing family member C2 isoform X1, with translation MLRLPGMPLLPGAQFYDYGKRRHPRQQTLMHYQGIQMLSDRREPELVEPNGIVADPKCPPMPAQINTLWAPKVTTKLPPWLAYDKQVLCFNAYFKENLTEIYHAPYQVRKVRIYFYLEDGTMQVTEPKVENSGIPQGCLVHRQRIPKAPTRDREFISIFDLNVDTDVQIFDRVYRISGCDIFTRQFLNRAGIHVPETQQEPSDPTTEIRKRSGLKQTFSGSSAVPKRHSFAQFLEFDRRVLKFHGYWNDRSEFGDVRKLEICYYLADDTIDIKEKFPRNSGREGPSTFLKRGKLPKEFSGPTQPGQQTSVTLLNVLGSNMRDVRYVADPLNTGQKQVHYYTDQDLQIGAVLNVFGRAVVLTGCDQFTQSYYKEKYGIEDFTPQPVPERSDVLPHTHGAGTVRRLPPYNGWGSYEDSEGNCITVEPKPPQADFKKLIKYDGCILRFGAKLVSAIRDNCERVFIISYFLADDTIQIYESSRRNSGFLGGEFLKRARVAVPGQEKFSAARPEYYRANDFYIGRTLTLKDHIFRINSADEFTLLYMEQHPTEFPVADIRAIMQKIRTAVRPEYKQFVLRCKPDGNLGDFATVDFETMRSTLLSYLSKESLLSHEIVTVCRYFSAEQTLPPSCDRNQVRAAAQLELKRALWNNVEELSGHLSHINPTSKQYISEAQVRSTLRGCRLPFSLELMEDILQVLQRNGQGEIEVRDILEFFNMRCDQVPDIAPLNIAFELCPKLPFLHKGRLVDLNWFLDFLGLEEELKRANQ, from the exons ATGCTGCGACTGCCAGGGATGCCACTGCTGCCGGGCGCACAGTTCTATGAT TACGGGAAGCGCCGCCATCCCCGACAGCAGACGCTTATGCACTATCAGGGCATACAGATGCTCTCCGATCGCCGGGAGCCGGAGCTGGTGGAGCCCAATGGCATTGTGGCGGATCCCAAGTGCCCGCCAATGCCCGCACAGATCAACACCCTGTGGGCACCGAAGGTGACTACGAAGCTGCCACCGTGGCTGGCCTATGACAAGCAGGTGCTCTGCTTCAACGCCTACTTCAAGGAGAACCTCACCGAGATTTACCATGCCCCGTACCAGGTGCGCAAGGTCAGGATCTACTTCTATCTGGAAGATGGCACTATGCAGGTCACCGAACCGAAAGTGGAGAACTCGGGCATTCCGCAGGGCTGTCTGGTGCACCGTCAGCGCATACCCAAGGCGCCAACCAGGGACCGGGAGTTCATCTCTATCTTTGACCTCAACGTGGACACTGATGTGCAGATCTTTGATCGCGTCTATCGAATCAGCGGCTGTGACATTTTCACCAGACAGTTCCTCAATCGAGCCGGGATTCATGTGCCCGAGACGCAACAGGAGCCTAGTGATCCCACCACGGAGATACGCAAACGCTCTGGGCTAAAGCAAACATTCAGTGGCAGCAGTGCCGTGCCCAAGCGCCATTCCTTTGCCCAGTTCCTGGAGTTCGACAGACGAGTGCTCAAATTCCATGGCTACTGGAACGATCGGAGCGAGTTTGGTGACGTGCGGAAGTTGGAGATCTGCTACTATCTGGCCGACGATACCATAGATATAAAGGAGAAATTTCCCCGAAACTCCGGACGCGAGGGACCCAGTACTTTCCTGAAACGAGGCAAGCTACCCAAAGAGTTCTCCGGGCCGACGCAGCCGGGTCAACAGACATCGGTGACGCTGCTCAATGTGTTGGGTTCCAACATGCGGGATGTGCGCTACGTGGCCGATCCCTTGAACACGGGCCAGAAACAGGTACATTACTACACCGACCAGGATCTGCAGATTGGCGCCGTATTAAATGTCTTTGGACGCGCAGTAGTACTAACCGGATGCGACCAGTTCACGCAAAGCTACTACAAAGAGAAG TACGGCATTGAGGATTTCACACCTCAGCCCGTTCCAGAACGAAGTGATGTGCTTCCCCACACCCATGGTGCCGGAACAGTGCGTCGTCTGCCGCCATACAACGGATGGGGCAGCTACGAGGACTCCGAGGGTAACTGCATCACCGTTGAGCCAAAGCCACCGCAGGCCGACTTCAAGAAGCTGATCAAGTACGACGGCTGCATCTTGCGCTTCGGGGCCAAGCTGGTGTCCGCCATACGCGACAACTGCGAACGCGTCTTTATTATTAGCTACTTCCTGGCCGACGACACTATCCAGATCTATGAATCTTCCCGACGAAATTCTGGCTTTCTGGGCGGTGAGTTCCTCAAGCGGGCACGCGTTGCTGTGCCAGGACAGGAGAAGTTCAGCGCCGCACGGCCAGAGTACTATCGGGCCAATGACTTTTACATTGGGCGCACTCTCACTCTAAAGGATCACATATTTCGCATCAATTCAGCGGATGAATTCACACTGCTCTACATGGAACAGCATCCCACCGAG TTTCCGGTTGCCGACATCCGTGCTATCATGCAAAAGATTCGCACTGCAGTGCGTCCAGAGTACAAGCAGTTTGTGCTGCGCTGCAAGCCCGATGGCAATCTTGGGGACTTTGCCACCGTAGACTTTGAAACCATGCGATCCACTCTGCTGTCGTATCTGTCGAAGGAGAGCCTGTTGAGTCACGAAATAGTGACCGTGTGTCGCTATTTCTCGGCTGAGCAGACACTGCCTCCCAGCTGCGACAGGAACCAGGTACGGGCCGCTGCCCAGCTAGAGCTGAAGCGAGCCCTGTGGAACAATGTGGAGGAGTTGTCGGGACATTTGAGCCACATTAATCCGACATCCAAGCAGTATATCAGTGAGGCCCAGGTCAGATCGACTTTGAGGGGCTGTCGTCTGCCGTTCAGCTTAGAGCTGATGGAGGACATACTGCAGGTGCTGCAGCGTAATGGACAGGGCGAGATCGAGGTGCGCGATATTCTGGAATTCTTCAATATGCGATGCGACCAGGTGCCCGACATAGCGCCACTTAACATTGCCTTTGAGCTGTGCCCCAAGCTGCCGTTCCTACACAAGGGCCGGCTGGTGGACTTAAACTGGTTCCTGGACTTCTTGGGCCTGGAGGAGGAGCTTAAGCGCGCAAATCAATGA
- the LOC108160100 gene encoding EF-hand domain-containing family member C2 isoform X2 produces MLRLPGMPLLPGAQFYDYGKRRHPRQQTLMHYQGIQMLSDRREPELVEPNGIVADPKCPPMPAQINTLWAPKVTTKLPPWLAYDKQVLCFNAYFKENLTEIYHAPYQVRKVRIYFYLEDGTMQVTEPKVENSGIPQGCLVHRQRIPKAPTRDREFISIFDLNVDTDVQIFDRVYRISGCDIFTRQFLNRAGIHVPETQQEPSDPTTEIRKRSGLKQTFSGSSAVPKRHSFAQFLEFDRRVLKFHGYWNDRSEFGDVRKLEICYYLADDTIDIKEKFPRNSGREGPSTFLKRGKLPKEFSGPTQPGQQTSVTLLNVLGSNMRDVRYVADPLNTGQKQVHYYTDQDLQIGAVLNVFGRAVVLTGCDQFTQSYYKEKYGIEDFTPQPVPERSDVLPHTHGAGTVRRLPPYNGWGSYEDSEGNCITVEPKPPQADFKKLIKYDGCILRFGAKLVSAIRDNCERVFIISYFLADDTIQIYEGEVQRRTARVLSGQ; encoded by the exons ATGCTGCGACTGCCAGGGATGCCACTGCTGCCGGGCGCACAGTTCTATGAT TACGGGAAGCGCCGCCATCCCCGACAGCAGACGCTTATGCACTATCAGGGCATACAGATGCTCTCCGATCGCCGGGAGCCGGAGCTGGTGGAGCCCAATGGCATTGTGGCGGATCCCAAGTGCCCGCCAATGCCCGCACAGATCAACACCCTGTGGGCACCGAAGGTGACTACGAAGCTGCCACCGTGGCTGGCCTATGACAAGCAGGTGCTCTGCTTCAACGCCTACTTCAAGGAGAACCTCACCGAGATTTACCATGCCCCGTACCAGGTGCGCAAGGTCAGGATCTACTTCTATCTGGAAGATGGCACTATGCAGGTCACCGAACCGAAAGTGGAGAACTCGGGCATTCCGCAGGGCTGTCTGGTGCACCGTCAGCGCATACCCAAGGCGCCAACCAGGGACCGGGAGTTCATCTCTATCTTTGACCTCAACGTGGACACTGATGTGCAGATCTTTGATCGCGTCTATCGAATCAGCGGCTGTGACATTTTCACCAGACAGTTCCTCAATCGAGCCGGGATTCATGTGCCCGAGACGCAACAGGAGCCTAGTGATCCCACCACGGAGATACGCAAACGCTCTGGGCTAAAGCAAACATTCAGTGGCAGCAGTGCCGTGCCCAAGCGCCATTCCTTTGCCCAGTTCCTGGAGTTCGACAGACGAGTGCTCAAATTCCATGGCTACTGGAACGATCGGAGCGAGTTTGGTGACGTGCGGAAGTTGGAGATCTGCTACTATCTGGCCGACGATACCATAGATATAAAGGAGAAATTTCCCCGAAACTCCGGACGCGAGGGACCCAGTACTTTCCTGAAACGAGGCAAGCTACCCAAAGAGTTCTCCGGGCCGACGCAGCCGGGTCAACAGACATCGGTGACGCTGCTCAATGTGTTGGGTTCCAACATGCGGGATGTGCGCTACGTGGCCGATCCCTTGAACACGGGCCAGAAACAGGTACATTACTACACCGACCAGGATCTGCAGATTGGCGCCGTATTAAATGTCTTTGGACGCGCAGTAGTACTAACCGGATGCGACCAGTTCACGCAAAGCTACTACAAAGAGAAG TACGGCATTGAGGATTTCACACCTCAGCCCGTTCCAGAACGAAGTGATGTGCTTCCCCACACCCATGGTGCCGGAACAGTGCGTCGTCTGCCGCCATACAACGGATGGGGCAGCTACGAGGACTCCGAGGGTAACTGCATCACCGTTGAGCCAAAGCCACCGCAGGCCGACTTCAAGAAGCTGATCAAGTACGACGGCTGCATCTTGCGCTTCGGGGCCAAGCTGGTGTCCGCCATACGCGACAACTGCGAACGCGTCTTTATTATTAGCTACTTCCTGGCCGACGACACTATCCAGATCTATGA AGGAGAAGTTCAGCGCCGCACGGCCAGAGTACTATCGGGCCAATGA
- the LOC108160104 gene encoding uncharacterized protein LOC108160104: MNLIMILSMLLLAVEGGRDMSPNLTSWHHHRRQKRFLIYQNGGVVKLVTGCAFPVPFQEKKAWRQLVWLMNFHYQFNEPQTPIYWWNLWSSARDLKGANPPAAPPTVDEPQILLFKFAENYMSQIGQNGTACLERLICENAQVHEHSGLYAQLLHRLLRPHRTLDERYLDAYRMGRHGVNCRRAYPQASHCLLDDYIHLHERGPTQSFV, encoded by the exons ATGAATCTCAT AATGATTCTTTCGATGCTTTTGCTGGCTGTGGAAGGTGGGCGGGACATGAGCCCCAATCTGACGTCCTGGCATCATCACCGGAGGCAGAAACGCTTCCTGATCTACCAAAATGGAGGAGTTGTCAAG CTGGTCACTGGATGCGCCTTTCCGGTTCCGTTTCAAGAGAAGAAGGCCTGGCGCCAGCTGGTCTGGCTGATGAATTTCCATTATCAATTCAATGAGCCGCAGACACCAATTTATTGGTGGAATCTTTGGAGCAGTGCTCGTGACCTAAAAGGTGCTAATCCTCCTGCCGCTCCGCCTACCGTGGATGAGCCGCAGATTCTGCTGTTCAAGTTTGCCGAGAACTATATGTCGCAGATTGGGCAGAATGGAACGGCTTGTCTGGAGCGTCTGATCTGCGAGAATGCACAAGTACACGAGCACAGTGGCCTCTATGCCCAGCTGTTGCACAGACTGCTGAG ACCCCATCGAACGCTGGACGAACGATATCTGGATGCCTATAGAATGGGACGACACGGAGTGAATTGTCGCCGAGCATATCCGCAGGCGTCGCACTGTCTCCTTGACGACTATATCCACCTGCATGAGCGGGGCCCAACGCAGAGTTTTGTTTAA
- the LOC117188043 gene encoding leucine-rich repeat and death domain-containing protein 1-like: MNRTILHWSYLNFRDVPMDLFLYEDLEEVYLKENFISAIPQWLLSITTLKFIHLAGNNLTELPHDIYMLENLEFLDVSNNELKELPPTLGLLLRLQQLNVSGNRLTQLPKEMSNLRNLEQLNISKNRFRRLPIQLSECVRLNELNLSDNENLLHIPERIANLPMLQSLAADRCALIYLPAALSKFMNHVRIFHNTSINYLPMIYEKFYQNFYDNRQKFTPITISHKGLFWVRELATYKRLLLPVGTRRVFEVPSKENRITLYDDCLHAIQTLNRQVPVYENSALHRLLPEPYMSSQINNGAIARCTTTQCSRCLYTTYYFMVVKRFGSSSKQLFTCNFCSQSCANFWLAANSRRYFQLPWRVSDDDDEDVDNGPRK, encoded by the exons ATGAACAGAACGATATTGCACTGGAGCTATCTGAACTTCAGGGATGTGCCGATGGACCTGTTCCTGTATGAGGATCTAGAGGAGGTGTACCTCAAGGAGAACTTCATTTCGGCGATACCCCAATGGCTGCTGAGTATCACGACCCTCAAGTTTATCCATCTAGCGGGGAACAACCTGACCGAATTGCCCCATGACATCTATATGCTGGAGAACCTTGAGTTCCTCGATGTCTCCAACAACGAGCTGAAAGAGCTGCCGCCCACACTGGGTCTGCTGCTCCGTCTGCAGCAGCTGAACGTCTCCGGCAATCGGCTGACACAACTACCAAAGG AGATGAGCAACTTGCGCAATTTGGAACAGTTGAACATATCCAAGAATCGGTTCCGCCGCCTCCCCATACAGCTGAGCGAATGCGTCCGCCTCAACGAGCTGAACCTGAGCGACAATGAGAACCTGCTGCACATACCCGAGCGCATCGCCAACCTACCGATGCTACAATCCCTCGCAGCTGATC GCTGCGCTCTCATCTACTTGCCGGCTGCTCTCTCCAAGTTTATGAACCATGTGCGCATATTTCACAACACGTCGATCAACTACTTGCCCATGATCTACGAGAAGTTCTATCAGAACTTCTACGACAATCGCCAGAAGTTCACACCCAT TACCATTAGCCACAAGGGTCTGTTCTGGGTGCGGGAGCTTGCTACATACAAACGCCTGCTGCTTCCGGTGGGCACGCGAAGAGTCTTCGAAGTGCCCTCCAAGGAGAACCGGATCACACTCTACGACGACTGTTTGCATGCCATCCAAACGCTGAACCGTCAGGTGCCTGTCTACGAGAACAGTGCTCTGCACCGCCTCCTCCCCGAGCCTTATATGAGCTCGCAGATCAACAATGGCGCCATCGCCCGCTGCACGACTACCCAATGCTCGAGGTGTTTGTACACTACCTACTACTTCATGGTTGTCAAGAG ATTTGGGAGCTCTTCAAAGCAACTTTTCACCTGTAACTTCTGTTCTCAATCTTGCGCCAATTTCTGGCTTGCAGCCAACAGCAGAAGATACTTTCAACTCCCCTGGAGAGTCTCTGATGATGACGACGAAGACGTCGACAACGGTCCTAGGAAGTAA